The following proteins come from a genomic window of Legionella cherrii:
- a CDS encoding uracil-DNA glycosylase family protein — translation MQFLLTNCHSDWKDIVLKALETMDSNYLHQLIHDEKWLPGKERLFAAFSLPLAKTRYILLGESPYPREDSANGYAFWDNTVGSLWSMNGLSKAVNRATSLRNLIKMLLVARGELDSNTSQANIALLDKKLLAQTAQQLFEGMMKKGILLLNASLVYSEGKVPYHARQWKPFIQSLFSQLALIKPSIQLILLGKIAETAAQSKLPIGLSAEHPYNVSFITNQSVIDFFKPLDLLQYESY, via the coding sequence ATGCAATTTTTACTGACTAATTGCCATTCTGACTGGAAGGACATTGTTCTTAAAGCCCTAGAAACTATGGACTCGAACTATTTGCACCAGTTAATACATGATGAAAAATGGTTGCCAGGTAAGGAGCGGTTATTTGCGGCGTTTAGTTTGCCACTCGCTAAGACTCGATATATTTTATTAGGTGAATCTCCCTATCCACGCGAAGATTCAGCGAATGGATATGCTTTTTGGGATAATACGGTTGGGAGCTTATGGAGTATGAATGGGTTAAGTAAAGCGGTTAATCGAGCCACTTCTTTGCGTAACTTGATTAAAATGCTACTTGTAGCGCGCGGTGAATTAGATTCCAATACGTCACAAGCCAATATTGCACTATTGGATAAAAAATTATTGGCACAAACAGCACAGCAATTGTTTGAGGGAATGATGAAGAAGGGTATTTTGTTACTCAATGCTTCTTTAGTTTATAGCGAAGGTAAGGTTCCTTATCATGCACGACAATGGAAACCTTTCATACAAAGCCTTTTTAGTCAATTAGCCTTAATTAAGCCCTCCATCCAACTGATTTTGTTAGGTAAAATTGCAGAAACTGCGGCACAAAGTAAATTACCTATAGGACTTAGCGCAGAACATCCTTATAATGTAAGTTTTATTACCAATCAATCGGTTATCGATTTTTTTAAACCTCTGGATTTATTACAATATGAGTCATACTGA
- a CDS encoding ProQ/FINO family protein has protein sequence MDKQKLTTGKKDKLHVIDWLIEHFPNAFFKKGNQIKPLKIGIFDDIIDFYERLDSPPFSKKSLREALSYYSASPAYLNCQKENSARIDIYGNEVDVVTQEQAKYAHQRYLERYSKNKNSEA, from the coding sequence ATGGACAAACAAAAGCTAACTACAGGTAAAAAAGATAAGCTACACGTTATAGATTGGCTTATTGAACACTTTCCAAATGCTTTTTTTAAAAAAGGAAATCAGATTAAACCCCTCAAAATTGGGATATTTGATGACATCATCGATTTCTATGAGCGCCTTGATTCCCCGCCATTCAGTAAAAAATCGTTGCGTGAAGCCTTAAGCTACTATAGTGCTTCTCCAGCCTATCTAAATTGTCAAAAAGAAAACTCTGCACGAATTGATATTTACGGTAATGAGGTCGATGTGGTAACCCAAGAACAAGCTAAATATGCTCATCAACGATATTTAGAGCGCTACAGTAAGAATAAAAACTCGGAAGCATAA
- the ubiG gene encoding bifunctional 2-polyprenyl-6-hydroxyphenol methylase/3-demethylubiquinol 3-O-methyltransferase UbiG: protein MSHTESTVNLKEINKFAQHANLWWDTEGPLKTLHDINQTRLDFIKQHVTLSDLTVLDVGCGGGILCEAMASAGAHVTGIDAASEAIVVAQEHAKNNHLKINYLSTSVEEYDEQRFDVITCMEMLEHVENPELVFEHCKRLLKPQGFLFVSTISRTIKAYATAIIAAEYILNLLPKQTHDYKKFIKPSELLAMARPWGFNLIELKGMDYNPFLRKASLGSDIRVNYLMALQ, encoded by the coding sequence ATGAGTCATACTGAATCAACGGTTAATCTTAAAGAAATTAATAAATTTGCTCAGCATGCCAATTTATGGTGGGATACTGAGGGACCTTTGAAAACCCTGCATGACATAAATCAAACGCGGCTTGATTTTATAAAGCAGCATGTTACTTTGAGTGATTTAACTGTTTTGGATGTAGGGTGTGGTGGAGGTATTTTGTGTGAGGCCATGGCAAGCGCTGGGGCTCATGTCACGGGGATTGATGCGGCATCTGAGGCAATTGTGGTCGCTCAAGAACATGCAAAAAATAATCATCTGAAGATTAATTATCTATCCACTTCAGTGGAAGAGTATGACGAACAGCGATTTGATGTAATTACCTGTATGGAAATGTTAGAGCACGTAGAAAACCCTGAATTGGTTTTTGAGCATTGCAAACGACTTCTTAAACCACAAGGTTTTTTATTTGTATCAACAATTAGTAGAACTATTAAGGCTTATGCTACAGCAATTATTGCTGCAGAATATATATTAAATCTATTACCTAAACAAACACATGATTATAAAAAATTTATTAAGCCAAGTGAGTTACTAGCCATGGCTCGACCGTGGGGTTTTAACTTAATTGAGCTCAAAGGAATGGATTACAACCCTTTTTTAAGGAAAGCCTCATTAGGATCGGACATTAGAGTTAACTATTTGATGGCTTTACAATAA